Proteins co-encoded in one Flavivirga eckloniae genomic window:
- the rimP gene encoding ribosome assembly cofactor RimP — MFKSTVTDLLEAALIERPDLFLIDFTIQGDNQIKVIIDGDNGVLVEDCMFISRAIEHNLDREEQDFSLEVMSAGATSPLVHKRQYKKNLNRVLKVKMASDELEGTLTEATDNDIKLEWKVREPKPIGKGKVTVKKEANIAYENIVEAKVMIKF; from the coding sequence ATGTTTAAGAGTACTGTTACAGACTTATTGGAGGCTGCGTTAATTGAAAGGCCAGATTTATTTCTTATAGATTTTACTATTCAGGGAGATAATCAAATTAAAGTAATAATAGATGGAGACAATGGTGTTTTGGTTGAGGACTGTATGTTCATAAGCAGAGCCATTGAGCATAATCTTGATAGGGAGGAACAGGACTTTTCTTTAGAAGTTATGTCTGCTGGAGCAACATCGCCGTTAGTTCACAAACGACAGTACAAAAAGAATTTAAACAGGGTGCTTAAAGTAAAGATGGCTTCCGATGAATTGGAAGGAACACTTACAGAAGCAACTGATAATGATATTAAATTAGAATGGAAAGTTAGAGAGCCTAAACCCATAGGGAAAGGTAAAGTAACTGTTAAGAAAGAAGCGAATATCGCTTACGAAAATATTGTAGAAGCTAAAGTTATGATTAAATTTTAA
- a CDS encoding universal stress protein: protein MKKILVPTDFSTQAENALKVAALLAKKHHCEIYLLHILEMPIQQVDPLSSYNNLPEAVYFMKLAHKQFEELKAKAYLKDLKLHETVEFHEIFKGVFHVCKKHDIDLVIMGSNGVSGLREMLIGSNTEKVVRTSETPVLVVKNEHETFKINDFVFASDFKDESKATFEKAIYFANILKAKMHLLMVNTPNKFITSAKSKDRMKTFVEGFGFSNYTINVYNDISIEKGIMNFSQSINADLIGMSTHGRQGISHFFNGSISEDLVNHAKRPVITFRI from the coding sequence ATGAAAAAAATACTCGTTCCAACCGACTTTTCAACGCAAGCTGAAAATGCTTTAAAAGTAGCAGCTTTGTTGGCAAAGAAACATCATTGCGAAATTTATCTGTTACACATACTTGAAATGCCTATACAGCAGGTAGACCCTTTAAGCTCTTACAACAATTTGCCTGAGGCTGTGTATTTTATGAAATTAGCGCATAAACAATTTGAAGAATTAAAAGCCAAAGCATATTTAAAAGATCTAAAACTACATGAAACTGTAGAATTTCATGAAATTTTTAAGGGTGTTTTCCATGTTTGTAAAAAACATGATATCGACTTGGTTATTATGGGGTCTAACGGCGTAAGCGGTTTAAGAGAAATGCTTATTGGCAGTAACACCGAAAAGGTGGTTCGTACGTCTGAAACACCTGTTTTGGTTGTAAAAAACGAGCACGAAACTTTTAAGATTAATGATTTTGTATTTGCTTCAGATTTTAAAGACGAAAGCAAAGCTACTTTCGAAAAGGCTATTTACTTTGCCAATATATTGAAAGCAAAAATGCATTTACTTATGGTTAATACGCCCAATAAATTTATTACTTCTGCTAAATCGAAAGATAGGATGAAGACATTTGTTGAGGGGTTTGGCTTTTCAAATTATACAATTAACGTTTATAACGACATTAGTATTGAAAAAGGTATTATGAATTTTTCCCAATCCATAAATGCCGACTTGATTGGTATGAGTACGCATGGCAGACAGGGTATTTCTCATTTCTTTAACGGTAGCATTAGCGAAGATTTGGTAAATCATGCCAAACGTCCTGTGATTACTTTTAGAATATAA
- a CDS encoding RNA polymerase sigma factor, with product MGDFNILLAALKNGDDHAFEKIYADHYELLCFYLLSYTSDKAKVEDIVQETFITLWSKRKEINITTSLKNYLIRIAYNKLTDTYRKSKKKDEMLSSYYQTALMRAINLDNDEKNERLLKLDKCIDKLPKKCRDVFKENKIKGMKYSQVAENMNISIKTVEGHITNAFRLIRSCMKVNS from the coding sequence ATGGGGGATTTCAATATTTTATTAGCAGCTTTAAAAAATGGGGATGATCATGCCTTTGAAAAAATATATGCAGATCATTACGAATTGCTTTGTTTTTACCTCCTCAGCTATACGTCAGATAAAGCAAAAGTAGAAGATATTGTTCAGGAAACGTTTATAACCTTATGGTCTAAAAGAAAAGAAATAAACATAACAACTTCCCTTAAAAATTATTTAATAAGAATTGCTTATAACAAACTAACAGATACCTACAGGAAAAGTAAGAAAAAAGATGAAATGTTATCGTCTTATTACCAAACAGCTCTAATGCGTGCTATTAATTTAGATAATGATGAGAAAAATGAACGCCTTTTAAAGCTTGATAAATGTATTGATAAATTGCCAAAAAAATGCAGAGATGTATTTAAGGAAAATAAAATAAAGGGCATGAAGTATAGTCAGGTAGCAGAAAATATGAATATCTCAATTAAAACCGTGGAAGGCCATATAACAAATGCTTTTAGATTAATTAGAAGCTGTATGAAAGTGAATAGCTAA
- a CDS encoding FecR family protein, translating to MNNKIDRLILKLIENTISDKESEILKTWLKSEENLAYFNEFIEINYLINSKNKFDHKPSLANIKASYVNNNDTSKSSKPNKITRLYKYAAAALVLISMGYFFLTKKHVVNENNSIVKNNISIGTDKATLTLDDGSEIVLEKEQEYIGNNVKSNGKELIYDTSPITKNPKTAYNYLTIPKGGQYYVKLSDGTQVWLNSESKLKYPVHFDKEETRIVELIYGEAFFDVTPSTSNNNTSFKVLSNKQDIEVLGTEFNVRAYNDEAFSYTTLVEGSVVVGNATNRETLTPSRQAVLNIESNEIHTTEADVYSIIGWVKGEFRFSKQTLEDMMKTLSRWYDVDVVFKNSDTKNLVFSGILNRSNKIDVLLNKIQKTGEVKFSITNKTITIE from the coding sequence GTGAACAATAAAATAGATAGGTTAATCCTCAAATTAATTGAAAATACTATTTCAGATAAAGAGTCTGAAATACTGAAGACCTGGCTTAAGAGCGAAGAAAATTTGGCATATTTTAATGAGTTTATTGAAATAAACTATTTAATAAATTCTAAAAACAAATTTGATCATAAGCCTTCATTGGCAAACATCAAAGCATCTTATGTCAATAACAATGATACGTCTAAAAGCAGTAAGCCAAATAAAATCACCAGGCTATACAAATATGCAGCAGCTGCGTTAGTATTAATTTCTATGGGATATTTCTTTTTAACTAAAAAACATGTAGTTAATGAGAATAACTCAATAGTTAAAAACAACATTAGCATAGGTACAGACAAAGCCACTTTAACTTTAGATGACGGCTCTGAAATTGTACTAGAAAAAGAACAAGAATATATTGGAAATAATGTAAAAAGCAATGGTAAGGAACTTATTTACGATACTAGTCCTATTACAAAAAATCCAAAAACTGCTTATAATTATTTAACAATCCCTAAAGGCGGTCAATATTATGTAAAACTATCTGATGGAACTCAGGTTTGGTTAAATTCAGAATCCAAGCTAAAATATCCTGTTCATTTTGATAAAGAAGAAACCAGAATTGTAGAATTAATTTATGGTGAAGCTTTTTTTGATGTTACCCCTAGCACTAGTAATAATAACACATCCTTTAAAGTACTTTCCAATAAACAAGACATTGAAGTATTAGGAACCGAGTTTAATGTAAGAGCATATAATGATGAAGCATTTAGTTATACTACTCTAGTTGAAGGTAGTGTTGTTGTTGGTAATGCCACAAATAGAGAAACGTTAACGCCTTCAAGACAAGCGGTGCTAAATATTGAATCTAATGAGATACATACTACAGAGGCTGATGTATACAGCATAATAGGCTGGGTAAAAGGAGAGTTTAGATTTAGCAAACAAACCTTAGAAGACATGATGAAAACATTAAGCCGATGGTATGATGTTGATGTCGTTTTTAAAAATTCGGATACGAAAAACTTAGTATTCTCTGGTATTTTAAACAGAAGCAATAAAATAGATGTGCTCTTAAATAAAATTCAGAAAACAGGTGAAGTCAAATTTAGTATAACAAATAAAACTATAACTATAGAATAG
- a CDS encoding SusC/RagA family TonB-linked outer membrane protein, which translates to MRIFVFLLCTTVFSLSPKTGFSQDAQIIINSDKIISVEQIFELIKEQTDYKFIYSYNLIKNAPPISLKKGVIRAGTLLEKGLSAIHCTYEFTDNTVIVKKKKRTVIQETITIKGSVKNDSGDFLPGVSLYVTGLDPSTGDTANATFIRGTTTDFDGTFSLEVEVGYFVTVTALGYKSIYQKITADQTTYNFTLQTSNQLDEVLVVGYGTTRKEDLTGSVGSVKSEELKQIVTQSFDQALVGQVAGLHIQTTGGAPGGSKTIVNIRGLSQISGDNQPLYIVDGVPFVTSPVTNDGFINSVSTENPLIAIDPSNIERIDILKDASSTAIYGSRAANGVIIVTTKRGKKNQAPRISYNVSTTIQNIARRNDLLNAAEHRELVTNLAQESRDNFLFYSFTDEVLDDPNFFGNADTDWQDVITNENAAWVRHNLNISGGSENVAYSLSLGTASQDGVFIESNFKRYTLGSNVDIDVTDRLKLGVSVNYNHSVNRSKDFDSYENVFNYTPDQSPFDENGNFSIQDRFLTFGNDKPFTLLGEGNQTRNRAVSHNIFGSVYGELKLADGLKFRSSINVSRNESNTNSFNTTDSERVIQNAADFSPRPGAILALSNVESTTTTFTNRLNYTKTISDIHRIDAVAGISWDASKRNGIEESYRGFPDDYILIAPSNAEFNDFRNDGSIEQGLNSIFGRVNYVYDDRYLATFTIRRDGSSQFGPGNQYGVFPSGALAWNIHNESFLENSKTINQLKVRTSLGKTGNDNTANFAYLALYNSTGFGGSIYNGIVGLLPNGVPNLNIRWEETDQLDLATEFALFNNRLYGEIGYYEKNTSGLLLNVPITLQSGSAVFNANVADVSNKGWEFTLGGDIFRSKDFTWSSSFNIATVKNNVDNLYNADSGTDAVSEGNPIGTIFGFNVTRIAQEQQEIDDLNAASPSGIYDDFLTAPGDYIFEDTNGDNVLNDDDRVALGGGGIPDYFGGWNNQIRYKNWSCNINWTYAQGIERIFTTDRTGFGSIDLSKNFSRRVFDTWAQDNTDASLARLGSFSYFRGVSSYDVVDASYIKLRSASISYSLPKDIISKLGLSNVQFTVTGNNLFSITNYPGLDPEDVGVNIPTNSVPSQIALNSSSSLTNDTGINTPNTRTYTFSLNIGL; encoded by the coding sequence ATGAGAATTTTTGTTTTCTTATTATGCACAACAGTATTTAGTTTGAGCCCAAAAACTGGGTTTTCTCAAGATGCGCAAATTATCATCAATTCAGACAAGATTATATCTGTTGAGCAAATTTTTGAACTTATTAAAGAACAAACTGACTATAAATTTATTTATAGTTATAATTTAATAAAGAATGCACCACCAATTTCTTTAAAAAAAGGTGTTATAAGGGCAGGAACCTTATTAGAAAAAGGGCTGTCTGCTATTCATTGTACTTATGAATTTACAGATAACACTGTTATTGTTAAAAAGAAAAAAAGAACTGTAATACAGGAAACTATTACCATTAAAGGAAGCGTAAAAAACGATAGTGGTGATTTTTTACCTGGTGTGTCTTTATATGTTACAGGTTTAGACCCATCTACAGGCGATACGGCCAATGCCACTTTTATTAGAGGAACCACGACAGATTTTGATGGTACTTTTTCTCTAGAAGTAGAAGTAGGTTATTTTGTAACAGTAACAGCTCTTGGTTATAAATCTATATATCAAAAAATTACAGCAGACCAAACCACTTACAATTTTACATTACAAACGTCCAATCAATTAGATGAAGTATTAGTTGTAGGTTATGGTACTACAAGAAAAGAAGATTTAACAGGATCTGTAGGATCAGTTAAATCCGAAGAACTTAAACAAATTGTAACGCAAAGTTTTGATCAGGCATTAGTAGGTCAAGTAGCAGGGTTACATATTCAAACTACTGGTGGTGCGCCAGGAGGCTCTAAAACTATTGTAAACATTAGAGGTCTAAGTCAGATTAGTGGTGACAATCAACCATTATATATTGTAGATGGTGTCCCATTTGTAACATCCCCAGTTACTAATGATGGATTTATTAACTCTGTCTCCACAGAAAACCCATTAATAGCTATCGATCCTAGTAATATAGAACGTATAGATATTTTAAAAGATGCATCTTCAACTGCCATATATGGTTCTCGTGCTGCAAATGGGGTTATTATTGTTACCACAAAACGTGGTAAAAAGAATCAAGCACCAAGAATCTCTTATAACGTTAGCACAACCATACAAAATATTGCCAGAAGAAATGATTTGTTAAATGCCGCAGAGCATAGAGAACTCGTAACCAATCTTGCACAGGAATCAAGAGATAATTTCCTTTTTTATAGCTTTACCGACGAGGTTCTTGATGATCCAAATTTTTTCGGCAATGCAGATACTGATTGGCAGGACGTAATTACCAATGAAAATGCAGCTTGGGTTAGACACAACCTTAATATTAGTGGTGGCTCGGAAAACGTAGCTTATAGCCTTTCTTTAGGTACCGCCAGTCAAGATGGTGTTTTTATAGAAAGCAATTTTAAACGCTATACATTAGGTAGCAATGTAGATATTGACGTAACCGACCGTTTAAAGCTAGGTGTTTCGGTTAATTATAATCATTCGGTTAATAGAAGTAAGGATTTTGATAGTTATGAAAATGTATTTAATTACACGCCAGATCAATCTCCTTTTGATGAAAATGGTAATTTTTCTATACAAGACAGGTTCCTCACTTTTGGAAACGATAAACCATTCACACTTTTAGGAGAAGGTAATCAAACCAGAAATAGAGCCGTAAGTCATAATATATTTGGATCTGTATACGGAGAACTTAAATTAGCTGACGGATTAAAATTTAGATCTTCAATAAACGTATCACGTAATGAAAGTAACACGAATAGTTTTAATACCACAGATAGTGAAAGAGTCATACAAAATGCCGCTGATTTTTCCCCTAGACCCGGTGCTATACTTGCGCTTTCTAACGTTGAATCAACAACAACAACATTTACAAATAGATTAAATTATACGAAAACAATTAGTGATATACATCGAATAGATGCCGTCGCTGGTATATCATGGGATGCAAGCAAAAGAAATGGTATTGAAGAGAGTTACAGAGGCTTTCCAGATGATTATATTTTAATAGCTCCCAGCAATGCTGAATTTAATGATTTTCGTAATGATGGATCTATTGAGCAAGGTTTGAATTCTATTTTTGGTAGAGTTAATTACGTATATGATGATCGGTATTTAGCAACGTTCACTATACGTAGAGATGGTTCATCACAATTTGGACCAGGTAATCAATACGGCGTTTTTCCTTCAGGTGCTTTAGCCTGGAATATACATAATGAATCTTTTTTAGAAAACAGCAAGACCATAAACCAACTAAAAGTAAGAACTTCTTTAGGTAAAACAGGTAATGATAACACAGCAAATTTTGCCTATTTAGCCCTTTATAATTCAACTGGTTTTGGAGGCTCCATTTATAATGGCATCGTAGGCTTATTACCAAATGGGGTTCCTAATCTAAATATTCGTTGGGAAGAAACAGATCAATTAGATCTGGCTACAGAGTTCGCTTTATTTAATAATAGATTATATGGTGAAATTGGGTATTACGAAAAAAACACTTCCGGTTTACTTTTAAACGTGCCAATAACATTGCAATCAGGTAGTGCTGTGTTTAATGCTAATGTAGCCGATGTAAGTAATAAAGGTTGGGAGTTCACACTTGGTGGCGACATCTTTAGAAGCAAGGATTTTACATGGTCTTCCTCTTTTAATATTGCTACAGTAAAAAATAATGTTGATAATCTATACAATGCAGATAGCGGAACAGATGCTGTGTCTGAAGGAAACCCTATAGGCACCATATTTGGGTTTAATGTTACAAGAATTGCTCAAGAACAACAAGAAATTGACGATTTAAATGCAGCATCTCCAAGCGGTATATACGACGATTTTTTAACAGCCCCAGGGGATTATATTTTTGAAGACACCAATGGAGATAATGTTTTAAATGATGATGATAGGGTTGCGTTAGGTGGCGGTGGAATTCCAGACTACTTTGGAGGATGGAATAACCAAATAAGGTATAAAAACTGGAGTTGTAATATAAACTGGACCTATGCGCAAGGTATAGAAAGAATATTTACCACAGATAGAACAGGATTTGGTTCTATTGATTTGAGTAAGAATTTCTCTAGAAGAGTATTCGATACCTGGGCTCAAGACAACACGGATGCCTCTCTAGCACGTCTTGGCTCCTTTTCTTATTTTAGAGGAGTAAGCTCGTATGATGTTGTTGATGCCTCATATATTAAGTTAAGATCTGCTTCTATTTCATATAGTCTACCAAAAGATATCATTAGTAAATTAGGACTCTCTAATGTGCAATTTACAGTAACTGGTAATAATTTATTTTCAATCACCAATTATCCAGGTTTAGATCCTGAAGATGTAGGCGTAAACATTCCTACGAATAGTGTTCCAAGCCAAATTGCACTCAATTCCAGTTCTTCTTTAACAAATGATACTGGAATTAACACTCCTAATACAAGAACCTACACCTTTTCCCTTAATATAGGGTTATAA
- a CDS encoding RagB/SusD family nutrient uptake outer membrane protein: MKKIIYSFLLAPLMFLSNSCELANDLDDFQPLLSLDASKTIVDERSAESVLAGVYVGLYGTEQNQGALAYTLPDFLSGYIAQTTAFDDPINVDFATMASHNINTNNPFITTAYQSLYNVINRANWFIEGMEKITDTDFDNPERYEEFLAEAKIIRALGHYYLLRSYGQFYDVTSTYGIAVRTTPAKSDEAFPRNTVAETYTAIISDLDAGIANAPDNRSKQYANKTFAKGLKAKILLYQGQYTEAAMLAKEVIDSSPSDFSLTPAYFDIFGDLTSTEVYESSEVLFGTTPAGDSNNAFNTPVRLIGGFPLNLTSKLQDQASSSVTIGGQTITIDGTQRASALTAEVFFPGSGVFGVTKYGGFPTVEMIRHMRMAEVYLIYAEADARANSTVTPEALAALNAIRARAGATIGGDGFVEYPASITLDEFLTAVRLEKAVELFSEGGQSWFDLVRYAFVDGGFNAGFKVEDEVAVATNPDKFIFPIPFASIQVSNGNVEQNPGY; encoded by the coding sequence ATGAAAAAAATAATATATAGTTTTCTACTGGCTCCCCTTATGTTTCTATCAAATTCTTGTGAGCTAGCAAATGATCTAGACGATTTCCAACCATTACTAAGCTTAGACGCATCAAAGACAATAGTCGATGAAAGAAGCGCAGAAAGTGTATTAGCTGGCGTTTATGTAGGGTTATATGGAACAGAACAGAACCAAGGCGCATTAGCATATACGCTGCCTGATTTTTTAAGTGGATATATTGCACAAACAACAGCATTTGATGACCCCATCAATGTTGATTTTGCTACCATGGCTTCACATAATATTAATACTAATAATCCATTTATAACTACTGCATATCAAAGCTTATATAATGTCATTAATAGAGCTAATTGGTTTATTGAAGGTATGGAAAAGATAACCGATACCGATTTCGATAATCCAGAAAGATATGAAGAATTTCTTGCAGAGGCTAAAATAATAAGAGCATTAGGGCATTACTACTTGTTGCGTTCTTATGGCCAGTTTTATGATGTCACATCAACTTATGGAATTGCAGTAAGAACAACACCAGCTAAAAGTGATGAGGCATTTCCAAGAAATACAGTTGCAGAAACTTATACTGCTATTATTTCAGATTTAGACGCGGGTATAGCCAATGCTCCCGATAATAGGTCTAAACAATACGCAAACAAAACATTTGCAAAAGGATTAAAAGCAAAAATACTTTTGTATCAAGGTCAATATACAGAAGCTGCTATGTTAGCTAAAGAGGTTATTGATAGTTCGCCATCAGATTTTTCTTTAACACCTGCTTATTTTGACATTTTTGGAGACCTTACCTCAACAGAGGTATATGAAAGTTCGGAAGTTTTGTTTGGAACAACACCTGCTGGTGATAGCAATAATGCTTTTAATACCCCGGTAAGATTAATTGGTGGTTTTCCTTTAAATCTTACGAGTAAATTACAAGATCAGGCCAGCAGTTCTGTAACAATAGGTGGGCAAACCATAACCATTGATGGAACGCAAAGAGCAAGTGCACTTACTGCCGAGGTCTTTTTTCCTGGTTCTGGAGTTTTTGGAGTTACCAAATATGGCGGGTTTCCTACTGTTGAAATGATCAGGCATATGAGAATGGCAGAAGTTTATTTAATTTATGCAGAGGCAGATGCTAGAGCAAATAGTACAGTTACTCCAGAAGCATTAGCTGCTTTAAACGCCATTAGAGCAAGAGCAGGTGCAACGATTGGAGGAGATGGTTTTGTTGAATACCCAGCAAGTATAACTTTAGATGAATTTCTAACTGCTGTACGTTTAGAAAAAGCGGTTGAGTTATTTTCTGAAGGCGGGCAGTCTTGGTTCGATCTAGTTAGATATGCTTTTGTAGATGGTGGTTTTAATGCTGGCTTTAAAGTTGAAGATGAAGTTGCAGTAGCAACGAATCCAGACAAATTTATTTTCCCAATACCATTTGCTTCCATTCAAGTAAGTAATGGTAATGTAGAACAAAACCCTGGTTATTAG